One window of Dermacentor andersoni chromosome 7, qqDerAnde1_hic_scaffold, whole genome shotgun sequence genomic DNA carries:
- the LOC126533139 gene encoding U5 small nuclear ribonucleoprotein 40 kDa protein-like produces MAYYSAQEKRKATEGALVPVKKPRHDLVSASDHNKRLQLADINRTSSLEAPIMLLTGHQGEIYCGKFHADGTYVATSGFDRQIFFWNTLGECENFGVLTGHTGAILDMHFSTDGSLLFTASTDKTLGVWDTHVGVRIKRLRGHTLYVNACHPARRGPQLICSGSDDSTLKLWDTRKRTPAHSFQESYQITAVSFNDTAEQIFSGGIDNQIKVWDMRKNAVLYKMVGHLDTITGLCLSPDGSYLLSNSMDNTLRIWDVRPFAPQERCVKILQGHMHNFEKNLLRCSWSPDGSKVTAGSADRYVHIWDTTSRRLLYKLPGHNGSVNDVQFHPKEPIVLSVASDKQVYLGEIDK; encoded by the exons ATGGCTTATTACTCGGCCCAGGAAAAGCGGAAGGCGACTGAAGGAGCCTTGGTTCCTGTAAAGAAGCCTCGACATGATCTCGTTTCTGCCTCTGATCACAATAAGCGACTGCAGCTGGCT GACATCAACCGCACTTCCAGTTTGGAGGCCCCCATTATGCTTCTTACAGGACACCAGGGTGAAATCTACTGTGGCAAGTTCCATGCAGATGGAACATATGTGGCGACGTCCGGCTTTGACAGACAGATCT TTTTCTGGAACACATTAGGCGAATGCGAAAACTTTGGCGTCCTTACTGGCCACACGGGTGCTATATTGGACATGCACTTCTCCACAGACGGCAG CCTGCTGTTCACAGCATCCACAGACAAGACACTTGGTGTATGGGACACACATGTTGGCGTGAGAATCAAGCGCCTCAGGGGTCACACCCTCTACGTCAATGCCTGTCACCCTGCTCGGAGGGGCCCACAGCTCATCTGCAGCGGCAGTGACGACAGCACCCTCAAG CTCTGGGACACACGGAAGCGTACTCCGGCTCATAGCTTCCAGGAGAGCTACCAGATCACAGCAGTCTCCTTTAATGACACAGCGGAGCAGATCTTCTCTGGTGGCATTGACAACCAGATCAAG GTGTGGGACATGAGGAAGAATGCTGTGCTGTACAAGATGGTGGGCCACCTTGACACCATCACTGGCCTCTGCCTCAGCCCTGACGGCTCCTACCTTCTTTCCAACTCAATGGACAACACAT TACGGATTTGGGATGTTCGTCCTTTTGCCCCACAAGAGCGATGTGTCAAGATCCTTCAAGGACATATGCACAACTTTGAAAAG AACCTGCTGCGGTGTTCCTGGTCTCCAGATGGCAGCAAAGTTACGGCTGGCTCGGCTGACCGCTACGTGCACATCTGGGACACCACGAGCCGTCGTCTGCTTTACAAGCTGCCCGGCCACAATGGCTCAGTCAATGATGTTCAATTTCATCCCAAAGAGCCAATTG TGCTGTCCGTTGCAAGTGACAAGCAGGTGTACCTTGGAG